A single Clavibacter nebraskensis NCPPB 2581 DNA region contains:
- a CDS encoding ribosomal maturation YjgA family protein produces MRHSGDVDAFVWDEPSMQPADGPADAAPVVDRDVRLPDGNARRRIVSLGALFAVVMAGMVVTHGDGRGLWPDVFYSAAMHLALIAVMPRVDTVVHGAAVLVWCTGIELLQITGWPEMWALHVPLCRLLLGTGYDPVDLAAYAAGVLLVLLVDRLLQVGRGIEVS; encoded by the coding sequence ATGCGCCATTCCGGGGATGTGGACGCGTTCGTCTGGGACGAGCCGTCAATGCAGCCCGCCGACGGTCCGGCGGACGCCGCGCCCGTCGTCGACCGGGACGTCCGGCTCCCCGACGGGAACGCGCGTCGGCGGATCGTCTCGCTCGGGGCGCTCTTCGCGGTGGTCATGGCCGGCATGGTCGTCACGCACGGCGACGGCCGCGGGCTCTGGCCCGACGTCTTCTACTCCGCGGCGATGCACCTCGCGCTCATCGCGGTGATGCCGCGGGTCGACACGGTCGTGCACGGCGCGGCCGTGCTCGTGTGGTGCACGGGGATCGAGCTGCTGCAGATCACCGGCTGGCCCGAGATGTGGGCCCTGCACGTGCCGCTGTGCCGACTGCTGCTCGGCACGGGGTATGACCCCGTCGACCTCGCCGCGTACGCGGCCGGCGTGCTGCTCGTGCTCCTGGTCGACCGCCTGCTGCAGGTCGGCCGGGGCATCGAGGTGAGCTAG